In one window of Megalopta genalis isolate 19385.01 chromosome 4, iyMegGena1_principal, whole genome shotgun sequence DNA:
- the LOC117218826 gene encoding putative gamma-glutamylcyclotransferase CG2811 isoform X2 produces MLLHIAAAVMLTNIALLEIYSLHDLSDIPDLPKPMDVRYLPDENPLYRVFVYGTLKRGEPNHSLISDAANGYSKFLGLGRTSVPYPLIIATRYNIPFLLKKPGVGHHVIGEVYDVDTKMLSKLDELEEHPGFYERAMADVILAPERKLKGTDKFEEVGTMMKVWIYFLPKFRESLLETPMYSLYSNEGSHGLKYCETEESTIRPEDLL; encoded by the exons ATGCTGTTGCACATCGCAGCCGCGGTGATGCTGACCAACATCGCGTTGCTGGAGATCTATTCGTTGCATGATCTATCGGATATACCGGATTTACCGAAACCCATGGACGTTCGATATTTGCCGGACGAG AACCCATTGTACCGCGTGTTCGTTTACGGAACACTAAAACGCGGCGAGCCTAATCATAGTCTGATCTCGGATGCCGCAAATGGGTACTCGAAATTCCTCGGACTCGGACGAACCTCGGTCCCCTATCCTTTAATTATCGCAACCAGATATAATATACCGTTTTTGTTGAAGAAACCAGGAGTTGGTCAC CACGTAATCGGCGAAGTGTACGACGTGGATACGAAAATGTTGTCGAAATTGGATGAACTGGAAGAACATCCAGGATTCTACGAAAGAGCAATGGCAGACGTAATATTGGCTCCGGAAAGGAAACTCAAGGGAACCGATAAGTTCGAAGAG GTGGGAACAATGATGAAAGTTTGGATCTACTTTTTGCCAAAGTTTCGAGAATCTTTACTGGAGACCCCGATGTACAGCTTGTACAGCAACGAGGGAAGCCACGGCTTGAAATACTGCGAAAC CGAGGAGAGTACGATAAGGCCCGAAGATCTGCTTTGA
- the LOC117218823 gene encoding uncharacterized protein LOC117218823, with protein sequence MQRYNTVTVLKLPDSRINAFGVMQIAEMLTNIGCLRDLDLDMNPNAQENFHLLCQPAGNLLFLSLRHCKISDEGVKKIANELRYRDPPNDPKLISLSLSNNRVTCEGAAHLGSMLRTNRSLKSLSLLANRMCDDGAWAIIKELKMYVERFRFNLPPLIRFYRVRTTLEHEEIVDLRRKRFEELTSPAEELVSKESNNDSTEEKGRKNNKSRSVRSSSRRSKTSIADVSIKALRTGSIDQDLVSTRKKKVAGDDREKRHPFGTESFPINGALVSTGNMCLQYLDLSCNYCRILGRVSRGINRPDFYVDNHLTKYTLKDLINCLYYQNFLLLGDRSMGLLHVILEGGGFETEDEIDWATFEELLRIRRKDNAPSKDAFQDFVSPESRMLREKIEASENAAENSSNNFPARSSKLDE encoded by the exons ATGCAGAGGTACAACACCGTCACGGTCCTCAA GCTGCCGGATAGTCGCATAAACGCGTTCGGCGTGATGCAGATCGCCGAGATGTTGACAAACATCGGATGCCTTCGGGATCTGGATCTCGACATGAATCCGAACGCGCAGGAGAATTTCCATTTGCTCTGTCAGCCCGCTGGAAA TCTGCTATTCTTGTCCCTGAGACATTGCAAAATATCCGACGAGGGTGTGAAGAAGATCGCGAATGAGTTGCGATATCGGGATCCACCGAACGATCCCAAGTTAATTAGTTTGAGCCTGTCGAACAACCGTGTCACGTGCGAAGGGGCAGCTCACTTAGGCTCCATGCTTCGTACCAACAG ATCATTGAAGAGTCTGAGCCTGCTGGCGAACAGAATGTGCGACGACGGTGCGTGGGCGATAATTAAGGAACTGAAGATGTACGTAGAACGATTTCGGTTTAATCTTCCGCCTCTGATACGGTTTTATCGCGTTAGAACAACGTTGGAACACGAAGAAATCGTGGATCTTCGTCGCAAGCGGTTCGAGGAACTAACGTCGCCTGCCGAGGAATTGGTGTCCAAAGAGTCTAACAACGATTCGACGGAGGAAAAGGGGAGAAAGAACAATAAATCGCGATCGGTTCGAAGTTCGTCCAGACGATCAAAAACAT CGATCGCGGACGTATCGATCAAAGCTCTGAGAACAGGAAGCATCGACCAGGATCTGGTATCAACGCGA AAAAAGAAAGTGGCCGGTGACGATCGCGAAAAGCGTCATCCATTTGGAACCGAAAGCTTCCCGATCAACGGCGCGCTCGTCTCGACCGGAAACATGTGCTTGCAATACTTGGACTTGAGCTGTAATTACTGTCGTATCTTGGGCCGAGTATCACGGGGCATTAACAGGCCCGATTTCTACGTAGATAATCACCTGACTAAGTACACTCTGAAAGATCTGATAAACTGCCTGTACTATCAAAACTTCTTGCTGCTCGGAGATAGGAGCATGGGCCTGTTGCACGTCATCTTAGAG GGCGGAGGTTTCGAGACGGAGGATGAGATCGATTGGGCCACGTTCGAGGAACTTTTGAGGATCAGGAGAAAGGATAACGCGCCGTCGAAGGACGCTTTCCAGGACTTCGTGTCTCCGGAGAGTAGAATGTTGCGCGAAAAGATCGAA GCCTCCGAAAATGCCGCGGAAAATTCCAGCAATAACTTTCCGGCGCGAAGCAGCAAGCTCGACGAATAA
- the LOC117218832 gene encoding LHFPL tetraspan subfamily member 2a protein has translation MSYVIVTGRSLLWTLLSLTALMAVFSGLITPKWLIGMPQVVKNARNGSEVYVPTVGVYNRCIRLHGRTHCGNFNVDGFATDSSVFPGCWKASYFFLLLGLAIMAITVFAALIGCCIQSIGRKSIFNLAGVAQVIAGISYILGMILYPAGWGAERVQRICGLEADAFYLADCKLGWAFYSALTGVALTFVCAVISGQAEKSTASDKVQDKLNEGKTLICLA, from the exons ATGTCCTACGTGATAGTCACTGGTCGAAGTCTGCTGTGGACGCTGCTGTCCCTGACGGCGTTGATGGCGGTGTTCTCGGGCCTCATCACTCCGAAATGGCTGATCGGGATGCCGCAGGTGGTTAAAAACGCGA GAAACGGATCGGAGGTGTACGTCCCGACGGTCGGCGTCTACAATCGCTGCATCAGGCTCCACGGCAGGACGCACTGCGGGAACTTCAACGTGGACGGGTTCGCCACGGACTCCAGCGTGTTCCCGGGCTGCTGGAAAGCGTCTTACTTCTTCCTGTTGCTCGGACTGGCGATCATGGCGATCACGGTGTTCGCCGCGCTGATCGGATGCTGCATACAGAGCATCGGCCGAAAGAGCATCTTCAACTTGGCCGGGGTTGCTCAAGTGATCGCAG GAATATCGTACATATTAGGGATGATACTGTATCCAGCTGGCTGGGGAGCGGAGAGGGTGCAGCGGATTTGCGGACTCGAGGCGGACGCTTTCTATCTCGCGGATTGCAAGCTCG GCTGGGCGTTCTACAGCGCCCTGACAGGGGTGGCACTCACCTTCGTCTGCGCGGTGATCAGCGGCCAGGCGGAGAAGTCCACGGCCAGCGACAAGGTCCAGGACAAGCTGAACGAGGGCAAGACCCTGATCTGTCTCGCGTGA
- the LOC117218826 gene encoding putative gamma-glutamylcyclotransferase CG2811 isoform X1, with protein MLLHIAAAVMLTNIALLEIYSLHDLSDIPDLPKPMDVRYLPDENPLYRVFVYGTLKRGEPNHSLISDAANGYSKFLGLGRTSVPYPLIIATRYNIPFLLKKPGVGHHVIGEVYDVDTKMLSKLDELEEHPGFYERAMADVILAPERKLKGTDKFEEVGTMMKVWIYFLPKFRESLLETPMYSLYSNEGSHGLKYCETYVRDSMYNHRCEVQ; from the exons ATGCTGTTGCACATCGCAGCCGCGGTGATGCTGACCAACATCGCGTTGCTGGAGATCTATTCGTTGCATGATCTATCGGATATACCGGATTTACCGAAACCCATGGACGTTCGATATTTGCCGGACGAG AACCCATTGTACCGCGTGTTCGTTTACGGAACACTAAAACGCGGCGAGCCTAATCATAGTCTGATCTCGGATGCCGCAAATGGGTACTCGAAATTCCTCGGACTCGGACGAACCTCGGTCCCCTATCCTTTAATTATCGCAACCAGATATAATATACCGTTTTTGTTGAAGAAACCAGGAGTTGGTCAC CACGTAATCGGCGAAGTGTACGACGTGGATACGAAAATGTTGTCGAAATTGGATGAACTGGAAGAACATCCAGGATTCTACGAAAGAGCAATGGCAGACGTAATATTGGCTCCGGAAAGGAAACTCAAGGGAACCGATAAGTTCGAAGAG GTGGGAACAATGATGAAAGTTTGGATCTACTTTTTGCCAAAGTTTCGAGAATCTTTACTGGAGACCCCGATGTACAGCTTGTACAGCAACGAGGGAAGCCACGGCTTGAAATACTGCGAAACGTACGTTCGCGATTCCATGTACAATCACCGATGCGAGGTCCAGTGA
- the LOC117218826 gene encoding putative gamma-glutamylcyclotransferase CG2811 isoform X3, translating to MYENLFKNPLYRVFVYGTLKRGEPNHSLISDAANGYSKFLGLGRTSVPYPLIIATRYNIPFLLKKPGVGHHVIGEVYDVDTKMLSKLDELEEHPGFYERAMADVILAPERKLKGTDKFEEVGTMMKVWIYFLPKFRESLLETPMYSLYSNEGSHGLKYCETYVRDSMYNHRCEVQ from the exons ATGTACGAAAATCTGTTCAAGAACCCATTGTACCGCGTGTTCGTTTACGGAACACTAAAACGCGGCGAGCCTAATCATAGTCTGATCTCGGATGCCGCAAATGGGTACTCGAAATTCCTCGGACTCGGACGAACCTCGGTCCCCTATCCTTTAATTATCGCAACCAGATATAATATACCGTTTTTGTTGAAGAAACCAGGAGTTGGTCAC CACGTAATCGGCGAAGTGTACGACGTGGATACGAAAATGTTGTCGAAATTGGATGAACTGGAAGAACATCCAGGATTCTACGAAAGAGCAATGGCAGACGTAATATTGGCTCCGGAAAGGAAACTCAAGGGAACCGATAAGTTCGAAGAG GTGGGAACAATGATGAAAGTTTGGATCTACTTTTTGCCAAAGTTTCGAGAATCTTTACTGGAGACCCCGATGTACAGCTTGTACAGCAACGAGGGAAGCCACGGCTTGAAATACTGCGAAACGTACGTTCGCGATTCCATGTACAATCACCGATGCGAGGTCCAGTGA
- the LOC117218826 gene encoding putative gamma-glutamylcyclotransferase CG2811 isoform X4 encodes MQSTDENPLYRVFVYGTLKRGEPNHSLISDAANGYSKFLGLGRTSVPYPLIIATRYNIPFLLKKPGVGHHVIGEVYDVDTKMLSKLDELEEHPGFYERAMADVILAPERKLKGTDKFEEVGTMMKVWIYFLPKFRESLLETPMYSLYSNEGSHGLKYCETYVRDSMYNHRCEVQ; translated from the exons ATGCAATCAACGGACGAG AACCCATTGTACCGCGTGTTCGTTTACGGAACACTAAAACGCGGCGAGCCTAATCATAGTCTGATCTCGGATGCCGCAAATGGGTACTCGAAATTCCTCGGACTCGGACGAACCTCGGTCCCCTATCCTTTAATTATCGCAACCAGATATAATATACCGTTTTTGTTGAAGAAACCAGGAGTTGGTCAC CACGTAATCGGCGAAGTGTACGACGTGGATACGAAAATGTTGTCGAAATTGGATGAACTGGAAGAACATCCAGGATTCTACGAAAGAGCAATGGCAGACGTAATATTGGCTCCGGAAAGGAAACTCAAGGGAACCGATAAGTTCGAAGAG GTGGGAACAATGATGAAAGTTTGGATCTACTTTTTGCCAAAGTTTCGAGAATCTTTACTGGAGACCCCGATGTACAGCTTGTACAGCAACGAGGGAAGCCACGGCTTGAAATACTGCGAAACGTACGTTCGCGATTCCATGTACAATCACCGATGCGAGGTCCAGTGA